In a genomic window of Candidatus Deferrimicrobium sp.:
- the glyS gene encoding glycine--tRNA ligase subunit beta — protein MERDYLLEIGCEEIPAGFVGPALWFGGQQLEGMLKKARLSFRKVDIYGTPRRLTYVIRSLEERQTASEETVMGPPKGVGLDTAGKPTKAALGFARSQGIDVSALSVFPTDRGDYLGFIRSDAGSPVREILPKIVSDFLPAIPFRKSMRWADLDVKFARPVHWIVSLYGDEVLPLTFGDVTAGRTTFGHRFLAPGAIELSSTSEYPGRLAGARVLVDLEDRKAGIRAGIREAEVRIGMKWVEDEPLVETVANLVEYPVVMVGRFEEKYLSLPREVLVTSMRNNQKYFVFEDAKKGLFPGFAFVSNMIVPDPSVVVAGNERVLRARLSDAEFYYGDDLKKPLFERTEALKKVLFQADLGTYWEKVERMAEIAGFVASYGFPAKAADCRRAAFLSKADLTTGVIKEFPELQGVMGRHYALMTGESAEIAQSVFEHYLPKGQSDDLPATDVGAATAIADKIDMVCGCFGVGLIPTGTADPYGLRRHTLGILSILESRGLRIPIGELVDRSLATLAPKLTSPAAEVRKKVLEFVVARYLNLLVSQGAPADLVEAVLAPGLTNVVDLRAKLDALVAFRADAAFEPLAEVFKRAINITKAYNGSLSVSEMLFEHDEERALHAAAADVSVRVVEAARDGRYGEAFREMSGLQPLVAAFFEKVLVMAKDDTVRNNRLALLKGLSAVFASVADFSKVASSGQPKQG, from the coding sequence ATGGAACGTGACTATCTGCTCGAGATCGGCTGCGAGGAAATCCCGGCGGGATTCGTCGGCCCCGCGCTCTGGTTCGGAGGCCAGCAGCTCGAGGGGATGCTGAAAAAAGCCCGTCTCTCCTTCCGGAAGGTAGACATCTACGGCACCCCGCGGCGGCTGACGTACGTGATCCGGAGCCTCGAAGAGCGCCAGACGGCGTCGGAAGAGACCGTGATGGGACCGCCGAAAGGCGTGGGGCTGGATACCGCCGGAAAGCCGACGAAGGCGGCTCTGGGGTTCGCCAGGTCCCAGGGGATCGACGTTTCGGCTCTCTCCGTCTTCCCGACGGATCGCGGCGACTACCTCGGTTTCATCCGCTCCGACGCGGGCAGCCCTGTCCGGGAGATCCTCCCGAAGATCGTCTCCGATTTTCTTCCGGCCATCCCGTTCCGCAAATCGATGCGGTGGGCCGACCTCGACGTGAAGTTCGCGCGCCCGGTGCACTGGATCGTCTCGCTGTACGGCGACGAGGTTTTGCCGCTTACGTTCGGCGACGTCACGGCGGGGCGGACGACCTTCGGGCACCGGTTCCTCGCCCCCGGGGCCATCGAACTGTCCTCGACCTCCGAATACCCCGGGCGGCTGGCGGGGGCCCGGGTGCTCGTGGATCTCGAGGACCGGAAAGCGGGGATCCGCGCCGGGATCCGGGAGGCGGAGGTACGGATCGGCATGAAATGGGTCGAGGACGAGCCGCTGGTCGAGACCGTGGCGAACCTTGTCGAGTACCCCGTGGTCATGGTGGGGCGGTTCGAGGAGAAGTACCTTTCGCTGCCGCGGGAAGTTCTCGTCACCTCGATGCGAAACAACCAGAAATATTTCGTCTTCGAGGATGCGAAGAAGGGGTTGTTCCCGGGGTTTGCCTTCGTATCGAACATGATCGTTCCCGACCCGTCGGTCGTCGTCGCCGGAAACGAGCGGGTCCTCCGGGCCCGGCTCTCCGACGCCGAGTTTTACTACGGGGACGACCTCAAGAAGCCCCTGTTCGAACGCACGGAGGCGCTGAAAAAGGTCCTTTTCCAGGCGGACTTGGGAACGTACTGGGAAAAGGTCGAGCGGATGGCCGAAATCGCGGGGTTCGTCGCCTCCTACGGTTTCCCCGCCAAGGCTGCGGATTGCCGTCGCGCGGCGTTCCTCAGCAAGGCCGATCTGACCACCGGCGTCATCAAGGAGTTTCCGGAGCTGCAGGGGGTGATGGGGCGGCACTATGCCTTGATGACCGGCGAGTCGGCCGAGATCGCCCAGTCCGTGTTCGAGCACTACCTGCCGAAGGGACAGTCCGACGACCTGCCGGCCACGGACGTTGGGGCCGCGACGGCGATCGCCGATAAGATCGACATGGTGTGCGGCTGCTTCGGCGTGGGGCTCATCCCGACGGGAACCGCGGATCCTTACGGTTTGCGGCGTCACACTCTGGGGATCCTTTCCATCCTCGAATCCCGGGGGCTCCGGATCCCGATCGGCGAGCTGGTCGACCGCTCCCTCGCGACCCTCGCGCCGAAGCTCACGTCGCCTGCCGCCGAGGTGCGGAAAAAGGTCCTCGAATTCGTCGTCGCCCGCTACCTGAACCTCCTGGTTTCCCAGGGGGCGCCGGCCGACCTCGTCGAGGCGGTCCTGGCGCCGGGGCTCACGAACGTGGTGGACCTTCGGGCGAAACTCGACGCGCTGGTCGCCTTCCGGGCGGACGCGGCGTTCGAGCCCCTCGCGGAGGTCTTCAAGCGCGCGATCAACATCACCAAGGCGTACAACGGTTCACTCTCGGTCTCGGAGATGCTCTTCGAACACGACGAGGAGCGGGCGCTCCACGCCGCCGCGGCCGACGTCTCGGTCCGCGTCGTGGAGGCGGCCCGGGACGGGCGGTACGGCGAGGCGTTCCGCGAGATGTCGGGGCTCCAGCCGCTGGTGGCCGCCTTCTTCGAAAAAGTGCTCGTGATGGCGAAGGACGATACGGTCCGGAACAACCGGCTTGCGCTCCTGAAGGGGCTGTCGGCGGTGTTCGCGTCGGTGGCGGATTTTTCGAAGGTGGCGTCTTCAGGGCAGCCGAAACAAGGGTGA